One genomic segment of Petrotoga olearia DSM 13574 includes these proteins:
- a CDS encoding glycoside hydrolase family 28 protein, with the protein MRSYTFTDILNLSRGEIKNEKFFGDFIMIYSLSSFKVINTLDTQNDWNMASEIIQSVQRPTIPEKNFFITDFRAVNDGVTDARPAIIKAIDAASNNGGGRVVIPVGDWYCKGPIYLKSNIELHAAEGAHLLFSPYAKDYLPVVLTKYEGTRLYNYSPLIYARNVHDVAITGKGVIDGNKDSEFLSFIDKHDSDVALLRQMGAEGIPVEKRIFGEGRFLRPCMIQFYDAERVLLKDYTVVNSPFWVNHLNYTNHAIVSGINVDTHNANNDGIDIESSSYVVVEKSKFQTGDDSVVVKSGRDYDGRQVGIPSENIVVFRNNMGGEDGVALGSEMSGGIRNVFFTDNILRNGTSAFRFKSNLDRGGMVENIRVRNMEIDTFERLFWFQMNYPGELGGYYPSIYKNIVFENITVKNVETVFESHAPKGFPLQDVVLKNIIIKNVESDNPIILENVKNICFENVKLNDQYINATIDWY; encoded by the coding sequence GTGCGTTCTTATACTTTTACAGACATTCTAAATTTAAGCAGAGGAGAAATTAAAAATGAAAAGTTTTTTGGTGATTTTATTATGATTTACTCTTTATCTTCATTTAAAGTGATAAATACCTTAGATACGCAGAATGATTGGAATATGGCTTCAGAAATTATTCAATCAGTACAAAGACCAACAATCCCTGAAAAAAATTTTTTTATAACAGATTTTCGTGCAGTAAATGATGGTGTTACAGATGCTCGCCCTGCTATTATAAAAGCTATTGATGCAGCAAGTAACAATGGAGGTGGACGTGTGGTTATACCAGTGGGGGACTGGTATTGTAAAGGCCCCATTTATTTAAAAAGTAATATTGAATTACATGCAGCGGAGGGTGCGCATCTTTTATTTAGTCCATATGCCAAGGATTATTTACCTGTGGTTCTTACTAAATATGAAGGAACTAGATTATATAATTATTCACCATTAATTTATGCAAGAAATGTTCATGATGTAGCAATTACAGGTAAAGGTGTAATTGATGGAAACAAGGATAGTGAATTTTTATCTTTTATAGATAAACATGATTCAGACGTAGCTCTTTTGCGTCAAATGGGGGCTGAAGGAATACCCGTAGAAAAACGTATTTTCGGTGAAGGCCGTTTTCTTAGACCATGTATGATTCAATTTTATGATGCAGAACGTGTTTTACTAAAAGATTATACAGTAGTGAATTCTCCCTTTTGGGTTAATCATTTAAATTACACTAATCATGCAATTGTCAGTGGGATTAATGTAGATACCCATAACGCAAATAACGATGGAATTGATATTGAATCAAGCTCATATGTTGTTGTGGAAAAATCAAAGTTCCAAACAGGAGATGATTCAGTTGTTGTTAAGTCAGGGCGTGATTATGATGGCCGACAGGTTGGAATACCTAGTGAAAATATTGTAGTTTTTCGAAATAATATGGGCGGCGAAGATGGAGTTGCACTTGGTAGTGAAATGTCTGGTGGTATTCGTAATGTGTTCTTTACTGATAATATTTTAAGAAATGGAACTTCAGCATTCAGATTCAAGTCTAATCTTGATCGTGGAGGTATGGTTGAAAACATTCGAGTCCGCAATATGGAAATTGATACATTTGAACGTCTTTTCTGGTTTCAAATGAACTATCCAGGTGAATTAGGTGGTTACTATCCAAGTATTTATAAGAATATTGTATTCGAGAATATTACTGTAAAAAATGTAGAAACGGTATTTGAGTCACATGCACCAAAGGGGTTCCCGCTGCAGGATGTTGTACTGAAAAATATCATAATCAAGAATGTAGAAAGTGATAATCCAATTATTTTAGAGAACGTTAAAAATATTTGTTTTGAAAATGTAAAGCTCAATGATCAGTATATAAACGCTACTATTGATTGGTATTAA
- a CDS encoding tagaturonate epimerase family protein gives MFTILPKKGISIGLGDRIGIATPGHIKVAKKYNFFPVFAQQSIRELNFTGRTFRDVRKDVLNALVEENYVGNSGFDGDHLKSDEEIQYALDSGITMLTLDCSEHMNKDSSVKESIFDQFYNKSFFVNDMPIEYSDKNELNKIVSIYGGVIERVIDVWNKFPKVNKKEVSFEVSVDETDVPTDEKTHFLISKYIYDEGVKIDTLAPRFPGEFQKGIDYIGNIQEFKKSLIKQDKIAKYFGYRLSIHSGSDKFSIYPIIGEVTQGNYHLKTSGTSYLEAIKVIAQKDPEFFKKIWQTCLDKREEMDKYYHLSCDPFSVPKDLSPTEYLQNPDARQTLHVSYMFVLNPQYDFRKKFFEILTKYQNEYHENVAHHIEKHVKELKVEETK, from the coding sequence ATGTTTACAATATTACCGAAGAAAGGAATTTCTATAGGTCTTGGAGATAGAATAGGGATTGCAACCCCAGGTCATATAAAAGTTGCAAAAAAATACAACTTCTTTCCTGTTTTCGCACAACAAAGCATTAGGGAATTAAACTTTACAGGAAGAACGTTCAGAGACGTAAGAAAAGATGTACTAAACGCACTTGTTGAAGAAAATTATGTTGGAAACAGTGGATTTGATGGAGATCATTTGAAAAGCGATGAGGAGATTCAGTATGCTTTAGATTCAGGAATTACAATGTTGACTTTGGATTGTTCAGAACATATGAATAAAGATTCTTCTGTAAAAGAAAGCATATTTGATCAATTTTATAACAAAAGCTTCTTTGTAAACGATATGCCCATAGAATATTCAGATAAAAACGAGTTGAATAAAATCGTTTCAATTTATGGTGGCGTTATCGAAAGAGTCATAGATGTATGGAACAAATTCCCGAAGGTGAATAAAAAAGAGGTATCTTTTGAAGTTTCAGTTGACGAGACAGATGTTCCAACAGACGAAAAGACACATTTTTTGATCTCTAAATATATCTACGATGAAGGAGTAAAAATAGATACATTAGCCCCACGTTTCCCCGGGGAGTTTCAAAAAGGTATTGACTATATAGGAAATATACAAGAGTTTAAAAAGTCTCTTATCAAACAAGACAAAATAGCCAAATATTTTGGATACAGACTTTCCATTCATTCTGGTAGCGATAAATTCTCTATTTATCCCATAATAGGTGAAGTTACTCAAGGAAATTACCACCTAAAAACATCTGGAACCAGCTACCTTGAAGCTATTAAGGTTATAGCGCAAAAAGATCCTGAATTCTTTAAAAAAATCTGGCAAACATGCCTTGATAAAAGAGAAGAGATGGACAAATACTACCATCTTTCCTGTGACCCATTCTCTGTTCCAAAAGACTTATCTCCAACAGAATACCTACAAAACCCAGATGCAAGGCAGACACTGCATGTTTCATACATGTTCGTTTTGAACCCTCAATACGATTTCAGAAAAAAGTTTTTTGAGATCCTTACAAAATACCAAAATGAATACCATGAAAACGTTGCGCACCATATAGAAAAACATGTTAAAGAACTTAAAGTTGAAGAAACAAAATAA
- the uxaC gene encoding glucuronate isomerase, which yields MSFLDENYLLQNNTSKMLYNSIKDLPILDAHNHGDVKEIVEDKGWDDIWQVEGATDHYVWELMRKRGIPEEKITGNASNKEKWMALAEVFTGFVGNPTYEWIHLDLKRRFKIEDIISKYTAEKIWQDTSLLLKSESMKPQRLLKEMNVEIMCTTNDPTEDLSYHEKAKDIEGIKILPTWRPDKAMNIEKENWKDFVEKLGEITKENVERFEGFLNALYKTHKKFEELGGVSSDHGIFEPISYPVEKERVKEVYEKAFSKKEITKQEISDFKSFVFYEFGKMNAESNWVMQLHIGAVRDYRDKLYNTLGPDTGGDISTSNVDLANGLRYFLNQFDEKLKVVLYCLDPSLFPTVATIARAFPNVSLGAPWWFNDSPFGMEMYLKYIATVDLLSDLAGWVTDSRKLISYGSRTEMFRRELSNVVGEMVEKGQIPIREAFDLVRDLSYFRPKRLFFKKI from the coding sequence ATGTCTTTTTTAGACGAAAATTATTTACTACAAAACAACACTTCGAAGATGTTGTATAATTCAATTAAAGATCTCCCTATCTTAGATGCTCACAATCACGGGGATGTGAAAGAGATCGTTGAGGACAAAGGTTGGGATGACATCTGGCAAGTTGAAGGAGCAACAGATCATTATGTTTGGGAATTAATGAGAAAGAGAGGAATCCCCGAAGAAAAAATAACCGGAAATGCTTCAAATAAGGAAAAGTGGATGGCATTGGCTGAAGTTTTCACTGGGTTCGTTGGCAATCCTACATACGAATGGATACACCTCGATCTAAAAAGAAGGTTTAAAATAGAGGATATCATTTCAAAGTATACAGCTGAAAAGATATGGCAAGATACTTCTTTATTACTAAAAAGTGAAAGTATGAAACCTCAACGATTATTAAAAGAAATGAACGTAGAAATAATGTGTACCACAAATGATCCAACAGAGGATCTCTCATACCATGAAAAAGCTAAAGATATTGAGGGAATAAAGATTCTTCCCACTTGGAGACCAGACAAAGCTATGAACATTGAAAAAGAAAATTGGAAAGATTTTGTAGAAAAGCTAGGAGAAATAACAAAAGAAAATGTTGAACGTTTTGAAGGGTTCTTAAATGCTCTTTACAAGACTCACAAAAAATTTGAAGAACTTGGTGGAGTGTCGAGCGATCATGGGATATTTGAACCCATTTCATACCCAGTTGAAAAGGAAAGGGTAAAAGAAGTATATGAAAAAGCATTTTCAAAAAAAGAGATAACGAAACAAGAAATTTCAGACTTTAAATCCTTTGTATTTTATGAATTTGGTAAGATGAACGCTGAGAGTAATTGGGTTATGCAATTACATATTGGTGCTGTGCGAGATTATAGAGACAAGTTGTATAATACTTTGGGGCCAGATACTGGAGGGGATATTTCAACCAGCAACGTTGACTTGGCAAATGGGTTAAGATACTTTTTAAACCAATTTGATGAAAAATTGAAAGTTGTTTTGTACTGTTTGGACCCTTCGCTATTTCCAACCGTTGCCACAATAGCAAGGGCTTTCCCAAACGTTAGTCTAGGAGCACCTTGGTGGTTCAACGACAGCCCTTTTGGAATGGAGATGTATTTGAAATATATAGCTACTGTAGACCTTCTTAGCGACTTAGCAGGTTGGGTAACAGATTCAAGAAAGTTAATATCCTATGGTTCACGAACAGAGATGTTCAGAAGAGAGTTATCTAACGTTGTGGGTGAAATGGTAGAAAAAGGTCAAATACCTATCAGGGAAGCGTTTGATTTGGTGAGAGATCTTAGTTATTTCAGACCAAAAAGGTTGTTCTTCAAAAAAATTTAG
- the aglA gene encoding alpha-glucosidase AglA has translation MSIKISFIGAGSVRYTVKLVGDLAKTKELNGSLISFIDIDEERLNAVDNLAKRYTEEIGGNLKFEKTTNREESLKDADFVINTALYRAPGHEDGYVSYEIMRNVAEKYGYYRGIDSQEFNMVSDYYTFTNYNHMKLSLDIAKSIEKICPNAWLIQTANPVFEITQLIKRLTNVKVVGFCHGVGGVHEVLKTLGLEEKETDWQVAGVNHGIWLNRFLYKDEDGYQILDKWIEEESNNWEPKDPWDTHLAPAVIDMYKFYGLLPIGDTTRNSTWKHHHSLQAKKKWYGKFGAIDNEVERPKFYEELRQIKRLIIQVSKDPSIKITEYWPEEFPKEKMSGEQQVPFINALTNDVEARLFLNVLNNGTIKNIPNDVVVEVPIKVNKNGIFPEKIQPDLPEKIKNYYIIPRITRMEMALEAFITGDRNILEEVLVRDPRTKNYDDIPKLWDEIFDLPFNKEMKEHYRS, from the coding sequence ATGTCCATTAAAATTTCTTTTATAGGAGCAGGTAGTGTCAGATACACAGTGAAATTAGTAGGTGATTTAGCAAAAACGAAGGAATTAAATGGAAGTTTAATCTCTTTCATCGACATAGACGAAGAACGGTTAAATGCCGTAGATAACCTTGCTAAAAGATATACAGAAGAAATAGGTGGAAATCTTAAATTTGAGAAAACTACCAATCGTGAAGAATCTTTAAAAGATGCAGACTTTGTTATAAACACGGCATTATACAGAGCACCGGGCCATGAAGATGGTTATGTAAGTTATGAAATCATGAGAAATGTTGCAGAAAAATATGGTTACTACAGAGGAATAGATAGTCAAGAGTTCAACATGGTATCGGATTATTATACATTCACAAACTACAACCATATGAAATTATCACTCGATATAGCCAAATCGATTGAAAAAATATGTCCAAATGCATGGCTTATACAAACCGCTAACCCTGTTTTTGAAATTACACAATTGATTAAAAGGCTGACCAACGTAAAAGTAGTAGGCTTTTGTCATGGGGTTGGTGGTGTCCATGAAGTTCTAAAAACTTTAGGATTAGAAGAAAAAGAAACTGATTGGCAGGTAGCTGGAGTAAACCATGGAATATGGTTGAACAGATTTCTATACAAAGACGAAGATGGTTACCAAATCTTAGACAAATGGATAGAAGAAGAATCAAACAATTGGGAACCAAAAGATCCTTGGGATACCCATTTAGCTCCGGCAGTTATTGATATGTACAAATTCTATGGATTATTACCCATAGGAGACACAACTAGAAACAGCACTTGGAAACATCATCATAGTTTACAAGCAAAAAAGAAATGGTATGGAAAGTTCGGGGCAATAGACAACGAAGTTGAAAGGCCGAAGTTCTATGAAGAACTACGTCAAATAAAAAGATTGATAATTCAAGTTTCGAAAGATCCAAGTATCAAAATAACAGAATACTGGCCTGAAGAGTTCCCGAAAGAAAAAATGAGTGGCGAACAACAAGTGCCTTTTATAAACGCTTTAACTAATGATGTTGAAGCAAGATTATTCCTGAATGTTTTGAATAATGGAACGATAAAAAACATTCCTAACGATGTAGTTGTAGAAGTGCCTATAAAAGTTAACAAAAATGGAATATTTCCTGAAAAGATACAGCCAGATCTACCAGAAAAGATTAAAAATTACTATATAATTCCTAGAATCACAAGAATGGAAATGGCGTTAGAAGCCTTTATAACGGGAGATAGAAATATCTTAGAAGAAGTTTTAGTAAGAGATCCAAGAACCAAAAATTATGATGATATTCCTAAGTTGTGGGATGAGATATTCGATCTACCATTTAACAAGGAAATGAAGGAACATTATAGAAGTTAA
- a CDS encoding response regulator transcription factor, which yields MKILVVEDEEKLANIIKRGLTEEGYCIDVVYDGEEAENYAKYSSYDLIILDIMLPKKDGITVCQNLRKENINTPILMLTAKDSVGDRVKGLDSGADDYLIKPFDFDELFARVRSLLRRESFTRNPILKVGDLTLNTLTREVWMGEKKLKLTPKEYNILEYFMRNPKIVVTRTILEEKMWDIDFEGNSNVIDVYIRRLRKKIGDKEGKILETVRGAGYRLTVS from the coding sequence ATGAAAATTCTTGTTGTTGAAGATGAAGAAAAACTTGCAAATATAATAAAAAGAGGACTTACGGAAGAAGGATACTGTATTGATGTTGTTTATGACGGAGAAGAAGCGGAAAACTATGCAAAATATTCTTCATACGATTTGATAATTTTAGATATAATGCTACCAAAAAAAGATGGAATAACCGTTTGTCAAAATTTAAGAAAAGAAAACATCAATACCCCAATATTGATGCTAACAGCAAAAGATAGTGTGGGAGACAGAGTTAAGGGTTTAGATTCCGGAGCAGATGATTATTTGATAAAACCTTTTGATTTCGATGAATTATTTGCAAGGGTTAGATCTTTGCTAAGAAGAGAAAGTTTTACTCGAAACCCAATTCTTAAAGTTGGAGATTTAACTTTAAACACCTTAACAAGGGAAGTTTGGATGGGGGAGAAAAAATTGAAATTAACCCCAAAGGAATACAATATCTTGGAGTATTTTATGAGAAACCCAAAAATAGTAGTTACCAGAACTATTCTTGAGGAAAAAATGTGGGATATCGACTTTGAAGGGAATTCAAACGTTATAGACGTATATATAAGAAGATTGAGAAAGAAAATTGGTGATAAAGAAGGTAAAATTTTAGAAACTGTTAGAGGAGCTGGTTACAGGTTAACGGTATCTTAA
- a CDS encoding PepSY domain-containing protein, whose translation MTKRLLGTLIIVTFLISGFVFAQLPEQPPVTSEEQGELVGVPIDQLIQTVKATIPEGTLISITSDKGLFGKDKGTYTFKFDDGTEVQVDKQTGEILSTEEGQTPSEETLNLLSMVNIPLEEAVKTVVSAYPENMFQSAKIEFDETGNPVYTVELSDLTVKVDPSNGEIISPEGEMQIPQPTESIPNEPRTPTEEGTPEEFQTPLNENF comes from the coding sequence ATGACCAAAAGACTATTAGGAACGCTGATTATTGTGACTTTTCTAATTAGTGGATTCGTGTTTGCTCAGTTACCTGAACAACCACCTGTAACATCAGAAGAACAAGGAGAATTAGTGGGAGTTCCAATAGATCAACTAATACAAACGGTCAAAGCTACAATACCGGAAGGAACCCTAATTTCTATAACCTCTGATAAAGGACTTTTCGGTAAAGATAAAGGCACTTACACTTTCAAATTTGACGATGGAACAGAAGTTCAAGTGGACAAACAAACCGGAGAAATATTGTCTACGGAGGAAGGGCAAACTCCATCTGAAGAAACTTTGAACCTCTTATCTATGGTAAACATACCTTTAGAGGAAGCAGTCAAAACTGTTGTAAGCGCCTATCCCGAAAATATGTTTCAATCAGCAAAAATAGAATTTGACGAAACAGGTAACCCAGTTTACACAGTCGAACTCTCCGACTTAACAGTAAAAGTGGATCCATCTAACGGTGAAATAATTTCTCCAGAAGGAGAAATGCAGATTCCACAACCCACTGAAAGTATCCCTAACGAACCACGAACTCCCACTGAAGAAGGTACTCCCGAGGAATTTCAAACCCCACTAAATGAAAATTTCTAA
- a CDS encoding Gfo/Idh/MocA family protein, which yields MNKVYFAVVGIRNFAAEHIKFIKQLENEGKIKLAGIVVEDRRKNFDLEKKFKKEGIEIFYSYDDLLKNARDFVDVITLPTAIHTHSEMAIKAMKYGYNVLLEKPPAATVQEVDKIIEAEKETGKFCSIGFHMIHSRSIRKLKEIISQGKLGQIKEISCKAIWPRFRSYYTRNEWAGKSICNGHIILDGPINNALAHYLNNMLYLIGPSMNESIDLETVRAELYRAHTYIETEDTSCIEAKAINGTKIHFYVTHASNKKLDPYMVIEGTKGKAYWDFSEKTTIYLNNGEKIEFDNEGIDPHLEVFRIVAKKHLGIIDELYSTPKNSRPFVVAVNGAYDSAEKIVPIPKNFIKEYEEENEYKTVLNNIDEIIDEAFEKKVLFSDLGITWARATKEIKVKEYKSFNPFLKKDA from the coding sequence ATGAATAAAGTTTATTTTGCAGTAGTAGGAATTAGAAACTTTGCAGCAGAACATATCAAGTTTATAAAACAATTAGAAAATGAGGGAAAAATCAAATTAGCAGGAATAGTGGTAGAAGATAGAAGGAAAAATTTTGACCTTGAGAAAAAATTTAAAAAAGAAGGAATAGAGATTTTCTATTCCTATGATGACCTTTTAAAAAACGCTCGAGATTTTGTGGATGTAATCACGCTACCGACTGCTATTCATACTCATAGCGAAATGGCAATAAAAGCTATGAAATACGGATATAATGTTCTATTAGAAAAACCTCCAGCTGCTACAGTTCAAGAAGTAGATAAAATTATAGAAGCAGAGAAAGAAACGGGAAAGTTTTGTTCGATAGGCTTTCATATGATTCATTCGAGATCTATTAGAAAGTTGAAAGAAATTATTTCGCAAGGAAAATTAGGACAAATTAAAGAAATCAGTTGTAAAGCTATATGGCCAAGATTTCGTTCATATTATACCAGAAATGAATGGGCCGGTAAAAGTATATGCAACGGACATATTATATTAGATGGACCTATAAATAACGCTTTAGCCCATTACTTAAATAATATGCTTTACTTAATAGGTCCTAGTATGAACGAATCAATTGATCTTGAAACTGTGAGAGCTGAATTATATAGAGCTCACACTTACATTGAAACAGAAGATACTTCATGTATAGAAGCTAAAGCAATTAATGGTACAAAGATACATTTCTATGTAACTCATGCTTCAAATAAAAAATTAGACCCCTATATGGTAATCGAAGGAACAAAAGGGAAAGCCTATTGGGATTTTTCTGAAAAAACAACCATATATTTAAATAATGGGGAAAAAATAGAATTTGATAATGAAGGAATAGACCCTCATTTAGAAGTCTTTAGAATTGTAGCTAAAAAGCATTTGGGTATTATAGATGAATTATATTCCACACCAAAAAATTCACGACCATTTGTAGTAGCTGTAAATGGTGCCTACGATTCGGCTGAAAAAATTGTTCCTATACCAAAAAATTTCATAAAAGAATATGAAGAAGAAAATGAATATAAAACTGTTTTAAATAATATTGATGAAATAATAGATGAAGCCTTTGAAAAGAAAGTGCTTTTTTCAGATTTAGGAATAACATGGGCTCGTGCAACAAAAGAAATAAAAGTGAAAGAATATAAGTCTTTCAACCCATTTTTGAAAAAAGATGCTTAG
- a CDS encoding ROK family transcriptional regulator, translating into MKKASLSSLKENNAALIFQSLRIKGPMTRAEIARETHLMPSTVSYITNLLIHKKVLKEVGSEDVSRVGKKGILLDINYDDFLFIGYDVGSAYSRVIVSNGKGDILYSKRFVSEKNDKLLKQIYENIKIVKKEFNIIGIGMAFPGYIDPEKGEVIRSHNIDISNFEVKKVMKKEFNLPAYVDHNTIMMARSLISNNSHKEKDFCIINIGPGIGVGIVSNGKILRGYKNAAGELGHVTVNPEGRKCNCGKKGCLETESSSKAIVRNYEEISGKNLECEGSCESRLVYELAKKGDEKAIKAFERAGKYLGIGIATLVNILNPEKVYIAGGVSNGWEFLKDSTEESYNQNIFYANKDVNVEVSSIGEYLTACGAATYAFEKYVREELIP; encoded by the coding sequence ATGAAAAAAGCATCCTTATCTTCTTTAAAAGAAAACAATGCCGCACTTATTTTTCAATCATTAAGAATTAAAGGGCCTATGACGAGAGCCGAAATTGCAAGAGAAACACACCTCATGCCTTCAACTGTGAGTTATATTACGAACCTTTTAATTCATAAAAAGGTATTGAAAGAAGTTGGAAGTGAGGATGTTTCTCGTGTTGGGAAAAAGGGTATTTTGCTTGATATAAACTACGACGACTTCTTGTTTATTGGATATGACGTGGGCTCTGCATATTCAAGAGTTATTGTCTCGAACGGTAAAGGGGATATCTTATATTCCAAAAGATTCGTATCGGAGAAGAACGATAAATTGTTGAAACAGATTTATGAAAATATAAAAATAGTTAAAAAAGAATTCAACATAATAGGTATAGGGATGGCTTTTCCTGGTTATATAGATCCCGAAAAAGGAGAGGTTATAAGATCCCATAATATTGATATATCGAACTTTGAAGTTAAAAAGGTTATGAAAAAAGAATTCAATCTACCAGCTTACGTGGATCATAACACAATAATGATGGCACGAAGCTTAATTTCTAACAATTCCCACAAAGAGAAAGATTTTTGTATAATCAACATTGGTCCAGGTATAGGAGTAGGGATAGTAAGTAACGGAAAGATATTGAGGGGTTACAAGAACGCTGCAGGAGAGTTAGGCCATGTCACGGTTAACCCTGAAGGTAGAAAGTGTAACTGTGGTAAAAAAGGTTGTTTGGAAACAGAAAGTTCCAGTAAGGCGATTGTTAGAAATTACGAAGAAATATCCGGGAAAAATTTAGAGTGTGAAGGAAGTTGTGAATCAAGGTTGGTATATGAATTAGCCAAAAAAGGTGATGAAAAAGCTATAAAAGCGTTTGAAAGAGCTGGAAAATATTTAGGAATTGGCATTGCCACTTTAGTCAATATTTTAAATCCAGAAAAGGTCTATATAGCAGGTGGTGTGTCAAATGGGTGGGAATTTCTTAAAGACTCCACAGAAGAAAGTTACAACCAGAATATATTTTACGCAAACAAAGACGTAAACGTTGAAGTTTCTTCTATAGGTGAATATCTAACAGCTTGTGGAGCTGCAACTTATGCCTTCGAAAAATATGTAAGAGAAGAATTAATACCATGA
- a CDS encoding Gfo/Idh/MocA family protein has protein sequence MKLCFVGSSGHYHYVVTPLRLYHNLNINVVGIAPGSNGENIDKLRKEIEDLGYKPKIYEDYKKMFDETNPDVAIINCFFGDLAKASTEALNRKINVFTEKPVATNFEDLDLLKEAYLKSQCSFTAMFGIRYKPWFLTAYNYLKKGVVGEIRLLNAQKSYKLGQREPFYKYRETYGGTIPWVGSHGIDWIRWFTGVNFISVYAAHSKKYNNNYEDLETSALCHFELENEIFASLSIDYYRPNNAPTHDDDRLRVVGTKGIIEIIHNKVYLIDNEVPGICELPLEQEKSIFLDFLSEIEKKGKCMVTAEDSFEVTRICLKALQSADEEKVIFL, from the coding sequence ATGAAGTTATGCTTTGTAGGTTCAAGTGGCCATTATCATTATGTTGTAACGCCCTTAAGACTTTATCATAATCTGAACATAAATGTTGTTGGAATTGCTCCTGGTTCCAATGGAGAAAACATAGACAAATTACGTAAAGAAATAGAAGACTTAGGATATAAACCAAAAATATATGAAGATTACAAAAAAATGTTCGATGAAACCAACCCAGATGTAGCCATCATTAACTGTTTTTTTGGTGATTTAGCTAAAGCTTCAACTGAAGCTTTAAACAGAAAGATTAATGTTTTTACAGAAAAACCTGTAGCCACAAATTTTGAAGATCTTGATTTATTAAAGGAAGCTTACTTAAAAAGTCAATGTTCTTTCACAGCTATGTTCGGTATAAGGTACAAACCATGGTTTTTAACAGCTTATAATTATTTAAAAAAAGGTGTTGTAGGAGAAATAAGACTTCTCAATGCTCAAAAATCTTATAAACTTGGACAAAGAGAGCCATTTTATAAATATAGAGAAACTTATGGAGGCACTATTCCATGGGTTGGAAGTCACGGGATTGATTGGATCCGGTGGTTTACAGGAGTAAATTTTATTTCTGTATATGCAGCTCATTCGAAAAAATACAATAATAACTATGAGGATTTAGAGACAAGTGCATTATGCCACTTTGAACTTGAAAATGAAATTTTTGCTTCATTATCGATAGATTACTACAGACCTAACAATGCTCCTACACATGATGATGATAGATTAAGGGTTGTAGGCACAAAAGGAATAATCGAAATAATACATAATAAAGTATATTTAATCGATAATGAAGTGCCTGGGATTTGTGAACTACCGTTAGAACAAGAAAAAAGCATATTTCTAGATTTTTTAAGCGAGATAGAGAAGAAAGGAAAGTGTATGGTCACCGCTGAAGATTCTTTTGAAGTAACAAGGATATGTTTAAAAGCCCTTCAATCTGCCGACGAAGAAAAAGTTATATTTTTATGA